AAGCCAGTCAGCCTGTTTGACCGATCGTGGTTTTACGCTCACGGACAGGATCCGAAGAAATTCGATCTGGTTGTCGTAAAGTCGCCTCATTGCGAACCCCATATGTTCGCCGATTGGTGCGCGGAACAGATCAATGTTGACGCCCCCGGGGCGACGAGCGCGAACTTGCAGAGCCTCGGACATACGATTTGTAATCGACCGATTTTTCCGCTGGATGATGTCATGGCATTTTCTCCGAAAGCGGATGTATTCCGTCGGAATTAAATAGGAATGATCATCACTAAATTATATATATTGGATCACCCTCGCTTCCATCCAGAATTGGGACTGATACAGAAAGAACGCCTATGCCACACGCTGACCAGATCGACCCCATCCGATTTGAGGTCATCCGAAATGCTCTGTCTGAAGCCACGGAAGAAATGGCGATTGCCCTGCGCCGCAGTGCCTACTCCACCAATATCAAAACCCGAGCCGACTTCTCCTGTGTCCTTTTTGACAGCCGGGTTCGGGTCGTCGCTCAGGCTTTCGCGCAGCCCGTCCACCTCGGCTCCCTGTCCTTGCTTGTCCCCAGGATGGTGGAAGCATACGGGGCTGAAAATCTGGGTCCCGGCGACGCCATCCTGGCCAACGACCCATATCTGGGTGGCGTACATCTGAATGACATCACTCTCATTTCACCCGTGTACCACAACAACACTTGCCTGGGGTATGTTGCCAACCTGGCTCACCATGTAGATGTGGGTGGAGGGTCCCCCGCGAGCATCGGTGCTTTCAG
The Gemmatimonadota bacterium genome window above contains:
- a CDS encoding hydantoinase B/oxoprolinase family protein gives rise to the protein MPHADQIDPIRFEVIRNALSEATEEMAIALRRSAYSTNIKTRADFSCVLFDSRVRVVAQAFAQPVHLGSLSLLVPRMVEAYGAENLGPGDAILANDPYLGGVHLNDITLISPVYHNNTCLGYVANLAHHVDVGGGSPASIGAF